The Verrucomicrobium spinosum DSM 4136 = JCM 18804 genome includes a region encoding these proteins:
- a CDS encoding sensor histidine kinase, with amino-acid sequence MSLQAVPVTHPASASPAVEAAAQVRQSEENRRFWWGHKNYWRCQMAMWFGCIGLGWWGSFLDPSPHVEGGLHPLWGTVFFSTAAVLLTHAYRWVILAGKWKEKKLGALWPRVVAASLVCAGIVTGLSWTMDRPTWEAEGFGAGLAALLVVWISLQLMAWSGAYFSLHYYVQLQEAKVQKLRVDMSVKEAALASLRSQINPHFLFNGLNTLRSLIDSDPERARLMVTQLAKIFRASLAGGNVQLVPLAQEIETVDAYLQIEKMRFEDKLDVCSAVDVDPGDALLPPFLLQTLVENAVKYGSADGEGVRRVAYRVSALPGWIRIEVENLGRLGRTSGSTGMGLKMASERLSLLYDGRATFQISDEAGGKVVARAVIPQAQNVASVIPR; translated from the coding sequence ATGTCTTTGCAGGCCGTTCCCGTCACCCATCCCGCTTCTGCCTCCCCAGCGGTGGAAGCGGCGGCCCAGGTGCGCCAGTCAGAGGAGAATCGCCGCTTCTGGTGGGGCCACAAGAACTACTGGCGCTGTCAGATGGCGATGTGGTTTGGCTGCATTGGGCTGGGCTGGTGGGGCAGCTTTCTGGATCCTTCTCCACATGTGGAGGGAGGGCTGCACCCCTTGTGGGGCACGGTGTTCTTCTCCACCGCGGCGGTACTGCTGACGCATGCCTACCGGTGGGTGATTCTCGCGGGCAAATGGAAGGAGAAAAAGCTGGGTGCACTCTGGCCACGCGTGGTGGCCGCCTCTCTGGTCTGCGCCGGGATTGTGACAGGGCTGAGCTGGACCATGGACCGCCCCACCTGGGAGGCAGAGGGATTTGGCGCGGGTCTGGCGGCATTGCTGGTCGTGTGGATCTCCCTACAGCTGATGGCCTGGTCTGGAGCCTACTTCAGCCTGCACTACTATGTGCAGCTCCAGGAGGCCAAGGTGCAGAAGCTTCGTGTGGACATGTCTGTGAAAGAGGCGGCACTGGCTTCATTGCGATCCCAGATCAATCCCCACTTCCTCTTCAACGGGCTGAACACCCTGCGGAGCCTGATCGATTCCGATCCGGAACGGGCCCGCCTCATGGTCACGCAGCTGGCCAAGATCTTCCGCGCCTCCCTGGCCGGGGGCAACGTGCAACTGGTGCCCCTGGCCCAGGAGATTGAAACCGTGGATGCCTATCTGCAGATCGAGAAGATGAGGTTCGAGGATAAACTTGATGTTTGCTCTGCGGTGGATGTGGATCCCGGGGACGCTCTGCTGCCGCCCTTCCTCCTGCAGACGCTGGTGGAGAACGCCGTCAAGTACGGTAGTGCGGATGGCGAGGGCGTGCGACGTGTTGCCTACCGCGTGAGTGCCTTGCCTGGTTGGATCCGGATCGAGGTGGAAAACCTGGGCCGGCTGGGGCGCACATCCGGCTCCACCGGCATGGGGTTGAAGATGGCGTCGGAGCGGCTGTCGCTTCTGTACGATGGTCGCGCCACGTTCCAAATCAGTGATGAAGCAGGCGGCAAGGTGGTGGCCCGCGCGGTCATTCCCCAAGCCCAGAATGTAGCAAGTGTCATACCCCGATGA
- a CDS encoding PadR family transcriptional regulator codes for MPPIIIRPKRSNPLALAVLALLFERPMHPYEMAATLKERHKEDSIKLRYGSLYTVIDILVREGHITPRETLRDGRRPERTVYELTPAGNVEMREWMRSLLTTPVKEYPQFEAALSLLAALPPKEAGQLLQKRIVTLQEQAESTRATLTVAQHHGLPALFSVETAYHLKLIEAEIEFVHELVAQIAHDGCGWLPQWKRFHKERAAPHAPDLSDPAKPPHRKSGSKTGS; via the coding sequence ATGCCCCCGATCATTATCAGGCCCAAGCGATCCAACCCACTGGCCCTGGCAGTGCTGGCCCTTCTCTTTGAACGCCCCATGCACCCCTACGAGATGGCCGCGACGTTGAAGGAGAGGCACAAGGAGGACAGCATCAAGCTGCGCTATGGCTCGCTCTACACCGTGATCGACATCCTCGTGCGAGAGGGGCACATCACCCCTCGCGAAACACTGCGGGACGGGCGCCGACCTGAGCGCACCGTGTATGAGCTGACCCCTGCGGGTAATGTGGAAATGCGGGAATGGATGCGATCGCTTTTAACGACACCCGTGAAGGAGTATCCCCAGTTTGAAGCAGCCCTCTCCCTGCTGGCTGCGCTGCCTCCCAAGGAAGCCGGTCAGTTGTTGCAAAAGAGAATCGTCACCCTGCAGGAGCAGGCCGAGAGCACTCGTGCCACGCTCACCGTGGCACAGCATCATGGGTTGCCGGCACTTTTCTCCGTCGAGACGGCATACCACTTGAAATTGATCGAGGCCGAGATTGAATTCGTGCATGAGCTAGTCGCTCAGATTGCTCACGACGGCTGCGGCTGGCTGCCCCAGTGGAAACGATTTCACAAGGAGCGGGCCGCCCCCCATGCCCCCGATTTGTCCGATCCCGCCAAGCCTCCCCATCGCAAGTCAGGCTCCAAAACCGGCTCGTGA
- a CDS encoding efflux RND transporter periplasmic adaptor subunit: MSLEKASLDGLRINRPTLSQAPSRPGWLLPVGVTALMAAGLAAWFVLGPKPVQVETFVVQATVPSGKNGSRAQSTPLLNASGYVTARREATVSSKITGKVVDIKVEEGMKVEEGQVLAKLDDTNVQASLRLAEAQLESARRAIEETRPTSVFAEQEVKRFTDLAATKAASMSDLNKAQAEARSLQAKLARQQSDLIVAERELATWTQQVDDTIIRAPFPGVVTSKNAQPGEMISPMSSGGFTRTGICTLVDMSSLEIEVDVSESYINRVAPGQPVEATLDAYSDWKIPARVVAIIPTADRQKATVKVRVGFDKLDPRILPEMGVKVAFHAAQVEATPGKPTAPTIVIPRSALHEDGGKNIVWIIENGHVVRRAVSVSLTQGDHSTIAAGLSNGERVVVSATAPLKEGTRVKETKS, translated from the coding sequence ATGAGTTTAGAAAAAGCCAGTCTAGACGGTTTGCGCATCAACCGTCCGACCCTGTCCCAAGCTCCATCCCGGCCCGGGTGGCTTCTGCCCGTCGGCGTGACTGCGCTGATGGCCGCCGGATTGGCCGCGTGGTTCGTGCTCGGCCCCAAGCCTGTCCAGGTGGAGACCTTTGTGGTGCAGGCTACGGTACCGTCCGGCAAAAACGGCTCTCGCGCCCAAAGCACGCCGTTGCTCAACGCTTCGGGTTATGTCACCGCCCGTCGTGAAGCCACCGTCTCCTCCAAGATCACCGGCAAGGTGGTGGACATCAAAGTGGAGGAAGGGATGAAAGTCGAGGAGGGCCAGGTGCTAGCCAAGCTGGATGACACCAATGTTCAGGCCAGTTTGAGGCTCGCCGAGGCGCAGCTTGAGTCCGCCCGTCGTGCCATTGAGGAAACGCGCCCCACATCGGTGTTTGCTGAACAGGAAGTGAAGCGCTTCACCGATCTCGCCGCCACCAAAGCGGCCAGCATGTCTGACTTGAACAAGGCGCAGGCCGAAGCTCGTTCCCTCCAGGCCAAGCTGGCCCGCCAGCAGTCAGACCTCATCGTGGCAGAGCGGGAACTGGCCACATGGACCCAACAAGTGGATGACACGATCATCCGCGCACCCTTCCCCGGCGTGGTAACTTCCAAGAACGCGCAGCCGGGCGAGATGATCTCCCCCATGTCATCCGGCGGCTTCACCCGCACCGGCATCTGCACGCTGGTGGACATGAGCTCCCTGGAGATCGAGGTGGATGTGAGCGAGAGTTATATCAACCGCGTGGCACCCGGGCAGCCGGTGGAAGCCACTCTGGACGCCTACTCTGACTGGAAGATCCCCGCCCGCGTCGTCGCCATCATCCCCACCGCCGACCGCCAGAAGGCCACGGTGAAGGTGCGAGTCGGCTTCGACAAGCTGGATCCCCGCATCCTCCCTGAGATGGGCGTGAAGGTGGCCTTCCATGCCGCCCAGGTGGAGGCAACCCCCGGGAAGCCCACCGCCCCCACCATTGTGATCCCCAGGTCCGCGCTCCATGAGGATGGAGGAAAGAACATTGTCTGGATCATTGAGAACGGTCACGTCGTGCGGCGCGCCGTCTCCGTCAGCCTCACCCAGGGCGACCACTCCACCATTGCTGCCGGGCTCTCCAACGGGGAACGAGTCGTCGTCAGCGCCACCGCCCCCCTTAAAGAAGGCACCCGAGTCAAGGAAACAAAATCATGA
- a CDS encoding ABC transporter ATP-binding protein — protein MINIAKTLVHVSDVTKIFRRGSEEVPVLSHLNLEVKEGEFLALMGPSGSGKSTLLNLIGGLDRASQGSVSIGGDHIDELSDRQLAAWRARHVGFVFQFYNLMPVLNAERNVELPLLLTHLNKAERKKHVEIALKAVGLSHRTRHFPRQMSGGEQQRVGIARAIVTDPTLLLCDEPTGDLDRKSGDEILSLLQALNQEHGKTIIMVTHDPHASARATRTVHLDKGQLSTEQPA, from the coding sequence ATGATCAACATCGCCAAAACGCTCGTCCACGTATCCGACGTCACGAAGATCTTCCGTCGCGGCTCGGAGGAAGTACCCGTGCTGTCGCACCTCAATCTGGAGGTGAAGGAGGGTGAGTTCCTCGCCCTCATGGGACCGTCTGGCTCGGGCAAATCCACCCTGCTCAATCTGATCGGCGGCCTGGACCGGGCGTCCCAGGGCTCCGTTTCCATTGGCGGCGATCATATTGATGAGCTCTCCGACCGGCAGCTCGCCGCCTGGCGGGCCCGGCACGTAGGCTTCGTCTTCCAGTTCTACAACCTCATGCCCGTGCTCAATGCCGAGCGCAATGTGGAGCTCCCCCTGCTGCTCACCCATCTGAACAAGGCCGAGCGGAAGAAGCACGTGGAGATCGCGCTCAAGGCCGTGGGGTTGTCTCATCGCACCCGGCATTTCCCCCGCCAGATGTCTGGTGGTGAGCAGCAGCGCGTGGGCATCGCCCGAGCCATTGTGACGGATCCCACCCTGCTGCTCTGCGATGAGCCCACCGGTGACCTGGACCGCAAGTCAGGCGATGAGATCCTCTCCCTGCTCCAGGCGCTGAACCAGGAGCACGGCAAAACCATCATCATGGTCACGCACGACCCGCACGCCTCCGCCCGCGCCACCCGCACCGTCCACCTCGACAAAGGTCAGCTATCCACCGAGCAGCCAGCATGA
- a CDS encoding ABC transporter permease has protein sequence MKYFSLIWGNLKRRKLRTILTLLSILVAFLLFAFLCAMKEAFTGGVSIAGADRLMVRHKVSIIQTLPVSYANRIAALTGVSGVTHQTWFGGIYQDPKKNFFATMPVEPESFAKMYTEIVVPPDVMQTWLKTRNGAIVGKALMERMSRDYGWKVGSRIPITSPIWGEPANQPAWEFEIVGVYDVNKKGADNTSFYFRYDYFDEAREKGKGQVGWYSVRVENPENAATIAKRIDEEFANSPYETKAETEAAAAQGFAQQVGDIGTIMVAVLSAVFFTILLVAGNTMSQAVRERTEELGVLKAMGFTNELVLILVMVESCVLAALGGFTGLGLGWAIISAKNPVPDLLPNFFLPEKYVVMGAAIVLALGIVAGAAPAIQAMRLRIAEALRRNG, from the coding sequence ATGAAATACTTCTCCCTCATCTGGGGCAACCTGAAGCGGAGAAAGCTGCGCACAATCCTGACGCTGCTTTCCATCCTGGTCGCGTTCCTCCTCTTCGCCTTTCTCTGTGCCATGAAGGAGGCTTTCACCGGTGGCGTGAGCATCGCCGGTGCAGACCGTCTCATGGTCCGGCACAAGGTCTCCATCATCCAGACCCTGCCAGTCAGCTACGCGAACCGCATCGCCGCGCTCACTGGCGTGTCCGGAGTGACTCACCAAACGTGGTTCGGTGGCATCTACCAGGACCCAAAAAAGAACTTCTTCGCCACGATGCCGGTGGAGCCGGAGTCCTTCGCCAAGATGTACACCGAGATTGTGGTGCCGCCCGATGTCATGCAGACCTGGCTCAAGACCCGCAACGGCGCCATTGTGGGCAAGGCGTTGATGGAACGCATGTCGCGTGACTATGGCTGGAAGGTCGGCTCCCGCATCCCCATCACCTCTCCCATCTGGGGCGAGCCCGCCAATCAACCGGCGTGGGAGTTTGAGATCGTGGGTGTGTACGACGTCAACAAGAAAGGGGCGGACAACACCTCCTTCTACTTCCGCTACGACTACTTCGACGAGGCCCGTGAAAAGGGCAAAGGCCAGGTGGGCTGGTACAGCGTGCGCGTGGAGAATCCCGAGAATGCCGCGACGATTGCGAAACGTATTGACGAAGAGTTCGCCAACTCGCCCTATGAGACCAAGGCAGAGACCGAAGCAGCAGCCGCCCAGGGCTTTGCCCAGCAGGTGGGCGATATCGGGACGATCATGGTCGCGGTGCTCAGCGCCGTGTTCTTCACCATCCTGCTCGTGGCGGGCAACACCATGAGCCAGGCTGTGCGTGAACGCACTGAGGAACTCGGCGTGCTGAAGGCCATGGGCTTCACCAATGAACTGGTGCTCATACTGGTGATGGTAGAGTCCTGCGTGCTGGCCGCCCTGGGTGGCTTCACCGGCCTCGGCCTCGGCTGGGCCATCATCTCTGCCAAGAATCCCGTGCCTGACCTGCTGCCCAACTTCTTCCTTCCGGAAAAGTACGTGGTCATGGGTGCCGCCATCGTGCTGGCCCTCGGCATTGTCGCCGGAGCCGCCCCCGCCATCCAGGCCATGCGACTGCGCATTGCTGAAGCCCTCCGCCGCAACGGTTAA
- a CDS encoding ABC transporter permease, translated as MTSFSNWLDQVVSVASYNLRTIPERRGAAFTSAIGIAGVVGVLVGVLAIAEGFRLAMTASGSKDIAVVMRTGSDSEMTSGLSRDETRLISDAPGVARDGDTPLTSAELFVIINLPKRSTGLDANVPLRGVEMTAVKVRDDIKIVQGNMFESGKNEIIVGAGAARAFGGLDLKKEIKIGQNTWTIVGIFTAGGGVAESEIWTDAAVLQPAYKREDSFQSVYARLSSAGSFTEFRDALTSNPQLKVKVLRLSDFYAEQSEMLTKFITTIGVFIASMMALGALFGALNTMYSAIASRTREIATLRAMGFSSGPVVISVIVESLAVSLIGGAIGAGIAYLAFNGYEASTLNWATFSQVTFKFAVTKGLLIQAIIWASVIGIIGGLFPAVRAARLPIASALRET; from the coding sequence ATGACAAGCTTTTCCAACTGGCTTGACCAGGTCGTCTCCGTGGCGTCCTACAACCTCCGCACCATCCCCGAGCGCAGAGGTGCCGCCTTCACCTCCGCCATCGGCATCGCGGGCGTGGTGGGCGTGCTCGTCGGCGTCCTCGCGATCGCCGAAGGCTTCCGCCTCGCCATGACCGCCTCCGGCTCCAAGGACATCGCGGTGGTGATGCGCACCGGTTCCGACAGTGAAATGACCAGCGGCCTGAGCCGCGATGAAACCCGGCTCATTTCAGACGCTCCCGGCGTGGCCCGTGATGGCGACACCCCGCTCACTTCGGCGGAGTTGTTTGTCATCATCAACCTGCCCAAGCGTTCCACCGGACTGGACGCAAACGTGCCCCTGCGCGGTGTGGAAATGACCGCCGTCAAGGTGCGCGATGACATCAAGATCGTGCAGGGCAACATGTTCGAATCCGGCAAAAACGAGATCATCGTGGGCGCGGGTGCGGCCCGCGCCTTCGGCGGGCTGGATCTGAAAAAGGAGATCAAGATTGGCCAGAACACCTGGACCATCGTGGGCATCTTCACCGCTGGCGGCGGCGTGGCGGAGTCAGAGATCTGGACGGATGCGGCAGTGCTGCAACCGGCCTACAAGCGGGAAGACTCCTTCCAGTCGGTGTATGCCCGCCTGTCCTCCGCCGGCTCCTTCACGGAATTCCGGGATGCGCTTACCTCGAACCCCCAGCTCAAGGTAAAAGTCCTGCGCCTCTCTGATTTCTACGCAGAGCAATCGGAGATGCTGACCAAGTTCATCACCACCATCGGCGTCTTCATTGCCAGCATGATGGCATTGGGAGCTCTCTTCGGCGCCCTGAACACCATGTACAGCGCCATCGCCTCCCGCACCCGGGAGATCGCCACCCTGCGCGCCATGGGCTTCAGTTCAGGTCCCGTAGTCATCTCGGTCATTGTGGAGTCACTCGCCGTGTCTCTCATCGGTGGAGCCATCGGCGCCGGCATCGCCTACCTCGCCTTCAACGGCTATGAGGCTTCCACGCTCAACTGGGCCACCTTCAGCCAGGTGACCTTCAAGTTCGCCGTCACCAAAGGACTCCTGATCCAAGCCATCATCTGGGCCTCCGTGATTGGCATCATCGGCGGCCTGTTCCCCGCAGTACGTGCAGCAAGATTGCCAATCGCGTCCGCTCTGCGGGAGACCTAG